One Spinacia oleracea cultivar Varoflay chromosome 4, BTI_SOV_V1, whole genome shotgun sequence DNA segment encodes these proteins:
- the LOC110805961 gene encoding pentatricopeptide repeat-containing protein At2g17210, with protein sequence MRLPIASFNLRLPEWNSRIKECLSNGHWQEAISCYVGMQRSGVQLTDCSLFPAIIKASSQISFKHGESMHACSVKQGYDFFTSAGNSTLDFYMKWGAPISGLSVFRAMGNRDTVSWNIIIHGYLDHGLLEGGLWFFVQGRVSGFEPNVSTLVLVAQAYRILVDFDGGRKFHGYVLKSGFLGVHSLQNSLLGMYAAVNIEYAYKVFDEMCERDVISWSMMIRACVQNEEPLLGLQVFKDMEVEPDGLTVVSVLKACSNLEDASAGRSLHALAISRGHDIDVFVANSLIDMYSRCSDPISASRVFNEMTVKNIVSWNSILSGLAFNGMCIEALDIANSMLQAKTETDEVTLVNLLQLWKHFSDPFQCKLIHSRVIRHRYESNNLVLSCLVDAYAKCSLIELSWRLFSRTDKRDTVLWATMIGGFAYCGMPDEAVAVFRKMREVGERINPVVVLNLVEACTVSAELKTCKWAHGIAIRSNFDAYVSVGTAIIDMYSKCGAIEEAKKAFDQIPQKNIMSWTSMVSAYGMSGQAQDALGLVTEMRQKGFKPNAVTALSVLAACSHGGLIQLGLTFFKEMVQDFGIQPSLEHYACMIDMLSRSGKLDNAMNLINVMPENFQGKVSIWGAVLSACTRFKNIEIGEGAASHVLELEPFGSSGYLLASSLHASTGSWSVAAKMRRLVKERGVKIVAGYSLVRVDDRALRFIAGDKSTPQAIESCCTVDKLHRCMDTDEVYDQVTDY encoded by the coding sequence ATGCGATTGCCAATTGCATCATTTAATTTGAGATTACCAGAATGGAATTCGAGGATCAAGGAATGTTTATCAAATGGGCATTGGCAAGAAGCAATCTCTTGTTATGTAGGAATGCAAAGATCTGGAGTACAACTAACAGATTGTTCACTCTTCCCTGCCATTATCAAAGCAAGCTCGCAAATTTCCTTCAAACATGGAGAATCAATGCATGCTTGTTCAGTGAAGCAGGGATATGACTTCTTCACTTCTGCTGGGAACTCAACGCTGGATTTTTACATGAAATGGGGTGCCCCCATTTCAGGGTTGTCGGTGTTTCGGGCCATGGGAAACAGAGACACCGTTTCATGGAACATTATCATTCATGGGTACCTTGATCATGGTCTTTTAGAAGGTGGTCTTTGGTTTTTTGTGCAGGGACGAGTTTCGGGTTTCGAACCTAATGTTTCCACCTTGGTTCTTGTAGCTCAAGCATATCGCATTCTCGTGGATTTTGATGGGGGGAGGAAGTTTCATGGTTATGTATTGAAAAGTGGATTTCTGGGTGTTCACTCTCTGCAAAACTCCCTGTTGGGTATGTATGCCGCTGTTAATATTGAGTATGCATACAAGGTGTTTGATGAAATGTGCGAGAGAGATGTTATTTCTTGGAGTATGATGATTCGGGCTTGCGTACAGAATGAGGAACCGTTGTTGGGGCTGCAGGTGTTCAAGGATATGGAGGTTGAGCCAGATGGGTTAACTGTGGTTAGTGTTCTTAAGGCCTGCAGTAATCTTGAAGATGCTAGTGCGGGAAGATCTCTTCATGCTTTGGCCATTTCTAGAGGGCATGATATCGATGTGTTTGTTGCAAACTCTTTGATTGACATGTATTCTAGATGTAGTGATCCGATCTCTGCCTCGAGGGTTTTCAATGAGATGACTGTAAAAAATATTGTATCCTGGAATTCAATCTTATCTGGGTTGGCTTTTAATGGAATGTGTATAGAAGCTTTAGACATAGCCAATTCCATGCTGCAGGCGAAAACTGAAACAGATGAAGTAACACTTGTGAATCTTCTTCAACTATGGAAGCACTTTTCTGATCCATTTCAGTGTAAACTAATCCATTCTAGAGTAATAAGACATAGGTATGAATCAAATAATTTGGTTTTAAGTTGTTTAGTTGACGCTTATGCAAAATGCAGTCTCATTGAGCTATCATGGAGACTGTTTAGCAGAACAGATAAAAGGGATACAGTTTTATGGGCCACAATGATTGGTGGATTCGCCTACTGTGGCATGCCTGATGAGGCAGTTGCTGTGTTTAGAAAAATGAGGGAGGTTGGGGAGAGAATTAATCCAGTAGTTGTCTTAAACTTGGTTGAAGCTTGTACAGTTTCTGCAGAACTCAAAACTTGTAAATGGGCACACGGTATTGCCATCAGAAGTAACTTTGATGCATATGTATCTGTAGGAACTGCAATCATAGACATGTATTCCAAATGTGGGGCGATAGAAGAAGCAAAAAAGGCATTTGATCAAATACCccagaaaaatatcatgtcatgGACTAGTATGGTATCAGCATATGGCATGAGTGGCCAAGCTCAAGATGCATTAGGTCTAGTAACTGAAATGAGGCAAAAAGGTTTCAAACCAAATGCAGTTACAGCACTTTCAGTCTTAGCTGCTTGTAGTCATGGCGGACTAATTCAGTTGGGCCTCACATTCTTCAAAGAGATGGTTCAAGATTTTGGGATTCAACCAAGTCTGGAGCATTATGCTTGTATGATTGACATGTTGAGTAGATCAGGAAAGTTGGATAATGCTATGAACCTGATCAATGTTATGCCTGAAAATTTTCAGGGCAAGGTAAGTATTTGGGGAGCAGTGTTGAGTGCTTGTACGAGGTTCAAAAACATCGAGATTGGTGAAGGAGCGGCTTCTCATGTTCTTGAGTTGGAGCCCTTTGGTTCGTCTGGTTACTTGCTAGCATCGAGTTTGCATGCTAGTACAGGGTCATGGAGTGTTGCAGCAAAGATGAGACGATTAGTCAAGGAAAGAGGAGTCAAAATAGTGGCTGGTTATAGCCTGGTTCGTGTTGATGACAGGGCTTTAAGGTTCATAGCTGGGGATAAGTCCACGCCACAGGCGATTGAAAGTTGTTGTACCGTTGACAAGTTACACAGATGTATGGACACTGATGAAGTATATGATCAAGTTACTGATTACTGA
- the LOC110805950 gene encoding probable galacturonosyltransferase 3, with amino-acid sequence MGPRRRRISTSVFAIVLSISLVVFNCTLTKAQLLQRDRRGYPLLYDCEQCNRKKDQATPSYTSVDKSGNLDVKDIDIMVTYSDASGAVRVGSVKAKDLSSSWVWKTPTSHHDDRVKNSEKLKDPSQPITRHDDSTEHHIEAKQSLESTTFHAKKYPEDPIKRHRQILRLNRRELRAAELMRQDKDVDAEMEKAAIERAEGLDTTVIGKYSIWRRDYDNSNSDSTLKLMRDQIIMAKAYATIAKAKNESSLYDSLTKCTKDSLSAIGEANSDADLLPSALDQAKAMGGILASSKEKLHDCAVLARKLRAMIQLAEDNVNALKKESAFLIQLAAKTIPKPIHCLSQLLTANYFLPGRANKGVNEKEKLEDPSLYHYAIFSDNVLATAVVVNSTIVHANEPEKHVFHIVTDKLKVAAMKMWFLDNPPSSAAVEVLNIDDFRWLNSSYCPVLRQLESARMKEFYFKVNNNPSSLSTGSDQLKYRNPKYLSMLNHLRFYLPEVYPKLNKILFLDDDIVVQKDLTPLWSVDMKGMVNAAVETCKESFHRFDKYLNFSNPLISENFDPNACGWAYGMNMFDLNEWRKRNITGIYHHWQELNEDRTLWKLGSLPPGLITFYNLTYPLERSWHVLGLGYDPALNQTAMGNAAVVHYNGNYKPWLDLAISKYKSYWSRYVMYDSPYLQHCKFTE; translated from the exons ATGGGTCCTCGTCGACGAAGAATCTCAACTTCCGTCTTCGCCATTGTTCTATCCATATCTCTG GTGGTGTTCAACTGTACTCTCACTAAAGCTCAGTTACT TCAAAGAGATCGCAGAGGGTACCCGCTTCTTTACGATTGTGAGCAGTGTAACAGAAAAAAG GACCAGGCAACTCCATCATACACATCCGTTGATAAATCTGGGAATTTGGATGTCAAG GATATTGATATAATGGTGACATATAGTGATGCTTCTGGCGCAGTCCGGGTTGGTTCAGTAAAAGCAAAAGATCTATCTTCTTCCTGGGTTTGGAAAACTCCTACTAGTCACCACGATGACCGTGTGAAAAATTCTGAG AAACTGAAGGATCCATCTCAGCCCATCACAAGGCATGACGACAGTACTGAGCATCATATCGAGGCAAAGCAAAGTTTAGAAAGCACTACCTTTCACGCAAAAAAATATCCAGAAGATCCAATCAAGCGCCACCGCCAG ATATTACGGCTTAATAGAAGGGAGCTCCGCGCAGCAGAATTAATGAGGCAAGACAAAGACGTGGATGCAGAGATGGAGAAAGCAGCCATCGAACGTGCTGAGGGGCTGGATACTACCGTCATAGGGAAGTATAGTATTTGGAGACGAGACTATGACAATTCAAACTCTGATTCTACTTTAAAGCTTATGCGTGATCAGATCATAATGGCAAAAGCATATGCTACCATTGCGAAAGCTAAGAATGAAAGCAGTCTCTATGATTCCCTAACGAAGTGCACGAAAGATAGCCTGAGTGCCATTGGAGAAGCAAATTCTGATGCGGATCTTCTGCCAAG TGCCCTGGATCAAGCAAAGGCAATGGGGGGGATTCTCGcatcatcaaaagaaaaattgcATGATTGTGCTGTTTTAGCCAGGAAACTAAGAGCCATGATTCAGCTAGCTGAAGATAATGTTAATGCTTTGAAAAAGGAGAGTGCATTTTTGATTCAGCTAGCTGCAAAGACGATCCCAAAACCAATACATTGCCTTTCTCAACTGCTTACAGCTAATTATTTCCTTCCTGGCCGTGCAAACAAAGGTGTTAACGAGAAAGAGAAGCTCGAAGATCCATCTCTTTACCATTATGCCATCTTTTCAGATAATGTACTTGCAACAGCAGTGGTAGTGAATTCTACTATTGTGCATGCAAATGAGCCAGAAAAGCATGTTTTCCACATTGTTACGGACAAGCTGAAGGTTGCAGCAATGAAAATGTGGTTTCTTGACAATCCTCCTTCTAGTGCTGCTGTAGAAGTCTTGAACATTGATGATTTCAGGTGGCTAAATTCTTCTTATTGCCCTGTTCTTCGGCAACTTGAATCTGCTCGAATGAAGGAGTTTTACTTTAAGGTCAATAATAACCCATCATCTCTCTCAACTGGTTCAGACCAACTCAAATACAGGAATCCAAAATATTTGTCAATGTTAAACCATCTCCGTTTCTATCTTCCAGAAGTGTATCCCAAGCTTAATAAAATCTTGTTTTTGGATGACGACATTGTTGTTCAAAAGGACTTGACTCCACTTTGGTCCGTTGATATGAAAGGAATGGTAAATGCTGCTGTAGAGACATGTAAGGAGAGCTTTCATAGGTTTGACAAGTATCTTAACTTCTCTAATCCCTTGATCTCTGAAAACTTCGACCCCAATGCTTGTGGCTGGGCATAtggaatgaatatgtttgaccTGAATGAGTGGAGGAAGAGAAACATAACAGGAATTTATCATCATTGGCAAGAACTG AACGAGGATAGAACTCTCTGGAAACTGGGCTCATTGCCACCTGGACTGATCACTTTCTACAATCTAACCTATCCGCTAGAGCGAAGCTGGCATGTGCTGGGACTCGGATACGACCCTGCACTCAATCAGACTGCAATGGGGAATGCCGCGGTTGTTCATTATAATGGAAATTATAAACCGTGGTTAGATCTCGCCATCTCCAAATACAAGTCATATTGGTCCAGATATGTGATGTATGATAGCCCCTACCTTCAACACTGCAAATTCACGGAATAG